One Methanobacterium formicicum genomic region harbors:
- a CDS encoding hydrogenase maturation nickel metallochaperone HypA, with protein sequence MCTVGGPMADIKMKKLKTKRYRCLDCDNEFNGIGRRVVCPSCQSDNVEELE encoded by the coding sequence ATGTGCACTGTAGGCGGCCCCATGGCTGACATTAAAATGAAAAAGCTTAAAACCAAAAGATATCGTTGCCTGGACTGTGATAATGAATTTAATGGGATTGGACGAAGAGTAGTATGTCCCTCCTGCCAGTCAGACAATGTGGAAGAACTGGAATAA
- a CDS encoding ATP-binding protein: MRLLKNLIFPFSAIVGQEKVKKALVLNAINPSIGGVLIKGDKGTGKTTAVRALADLLPPLQVIKGCPFNCDPDDPASFCDSCREESEIQVEEKKMRVVELPLGATEDRVVGSINIEKALKEGMKALEPGILADANRNILYVDEINLLDDNLVDVLLDAAAYGINTVEREGISLVHPSNFILVGTMNPAEGELRPQLSDRIGLQISVQSIMDIEDRVKIMERREAFERDPHAFREEFKEYQDQILENIIEARTLLPQVQVSPEMMKVIAQLCVDMGVDGHRADIAILKTSKTLAAYYKHQEVEAIDVEEAAALVLGERFHKKSLDEEKIKKQIKNAVNEVSRDETGDDKKKSQTR; encoded by the coding sequence GTGAGACTATTGAAAAACCTGATTTTTCCATTTTCGGCTATTGTAGGTCAAGAAAAAGTTAAAAAAGCCCTGGTATTGAATGCGATCAATCCATCCATTGGGGGGGTTCTGATCAAAGGGGATAAGGGAACCGGGAAGACCACGGCAGTGCGAGCCCTGGCTGATCTTTTACCTCCACTGCAGGTTATTAAGGGATGTCCCTTTAACTGTGATCCGGATGATCCGGCTTCTTTCTGTGATTCCTGCCGAGAGGAATCAGAAATACAGGTGGAAGAAAAGAAAATGCGGGTGGTTGAACTGCCACTGGGAGCCACAGAAGACCGGGTGGTTGGATCCATTAACATTGAAAAAGCACTTAAAGAAGGTATGAAAGCACTGGAACCTGGTATATTGGCCGATGCTAATCGCAACATCTTATATGTTGATGAAATAAACCTTTTGGATGATAATCTTGTTGATGTTCTCCTGGATGCTGCGGCTTATGGAATAAACACTGTAGAACGTGAAGGAATTTCACTGGTACATCCTTCTAACTTCATACTGGTGGGAACCATGAACCCGGCTGAAGGGGAGCTCCGGCCACAGTTATCAGACCGGATAGGCCTGCAGATCTCAGTGCAGAGCATAATGGATATTGAAGACCGGGTGAAGATCATGGAAAGAAGGGAGGCCTTTGAAAGGGATCCTCATGCCTTCCGGGAAGAATTTAAGGAATACCAGGACCAGATACTGGAAAACATTATTGAAGCCCGCACACTCCTCCCCCAAGTCCAGGTTTCACCAGAGATGATGAAGGTAATAGCCCAGCTATGCGTAGATATGGGTGTGGATGGTCACCGAGCAGACATCGCCATTTTAAAGACTTCAAAAACCTTAGCTGCCTACTACAAACACCAGGAAGTTGAAGCAATAGATGTGGAAGAGGCGGCTGCCCTGGTTTTAGGTGAAAGATTCCATAAAAAGTCACTGGATGAAGAGAAAATCAAAAAACAAATAAAAAACGCGGTGAATGAAGTTTCACGTGATGAAACTGGGGATGATAAAAAAAAGTCCCAGACCAGGTAG